Part of the bacterium genome is shown below.
GCGCGTACGTCGATCACACGTGGGTGGAGTCCGCGGCGAGTGACGAGTGACGAGTGTCGAAGGCAATTGCAAGAATGTGGTATTTCACGCGCGATTCGACGCAACACCCCAATTACGGAGGCTCAACATGCCCGATGCCCGAAAGCTGTACGCCTTGCTCGTGATTTTAGCGCTGCTTCTCGCCGCGGATATCGCGATCCGCCTCGGCGCGCTTCAACTCGTGACGCCACGCGACGCTCGCGCGGACATCGTCAGCGGGAAAAACCACTTCAGCACGCACAGCCCCGACGGACGCAGCGTTTACCTCTGGTACTACGAGTTCGAGGGCGTCGCGACGCGCAACGCCACGGTCGAATATCTCGGGAAAATCGACGTGGACGGCACGTTCATGAAGTCCGCGCGCTAAAAGGGGAAGGGCGCCGGCGCACGCGGCGCCAATTTCATCGGGGCGTGGAAAGGGAAATCGCGTGCCGCGTTGCGATCCAACTCAATCCTCGATCCTCGATCCTCGATCCGCCTCATCCGGCAGGGGCGCGCCGACGCTTTGCATGTAGCGGAGCGCCTCGTCGTTCGCGGGCTCCAGGGCGAGCACCTGCCGCCAGGCCTCGATCGCGTCGTCGCGGCGTCCCTGCGCCTCGAGCAGCGTGCCCAGGTAGACGCGCGCCTCGTTCATCTCCGGAAACGCGGACAGGCATGTGCGGCACTGGATCTCCGCGTTTTGCAGATCGCCCGCGGCGTGGAAGGCGCGCGCGAGCTTGAGCCGGATGTCGATGTAACTCGGACGCAGCGCGAGCGCCGCCTCGTAGCTTCGGATCGCGGCGTCGTAAACGTCGATCGCCATGTACATGTCGCCGGTCACGGCGTGCGCGTTTGCCAGGCGGTTTCGCGAAAGCGGATCGGGCGACTGCGGCAGGGCGTCCTCGCCGCGTTGAAGGTCTTTCAGGATTTTGTGCGATCGGTCGTAGCGGCCCAGGTCCTGCAAGAGGACCATGAGGTTGACCTTGGCCTCGGTGTAGTTCGGGTTGATCTCGAGCGCCTTGGCCAGAAGTTTGATCGTGTCGCCGAACCGGCCTTTCAGGTGCTGGATCGCGCCCAGCATCGCGTAGATGTTCGCGTAGTCCTGGTGTTCCGGTAGCGCGACAAGCAGATGGCGCTCGGCCTCGGCGAAATCGCCGCGCGCGAAGGCGTCCAGGCCGCGTTGATAAGCGATGGTCGGTTTCGATTCGGGCATCGGGAG
Proteins encoded:
- a CDS encoding tetratricopeptide repeat protein, coding for MPESKPTIAYQRGLDAFARGDFAEAERHLLVALPEHQDYANIYAMLGAIQHLKGRFGDTIKLLAKALEINPNYTEAKVNLMVLLQDLGRYDRSHKILKDLQRGEDALPQSPDPLSRNRLANAHAVTGDMYMAIDVYDAAIRSYEAALALRPSYIDIRLKLARAFHAAGDLQNAEIQCRTCLSAFPEMNEARVYLGTLLEAQGRRDDAIEAWRQVLALEPANDEALRYMQSVGAPLPDEADRGSRIED